The Fundulus heteroclitus isolate FHET01 chromosome 13, MU-UCD_Fhet_4.1, whole genome shotgun sequence genome contains a region encoding:
- the poc1bl gene encoding polypeptide N-acetylgalactosaminyltransferase 4, whose product MRGRCSRKLGVLAKAGVLLCVLWLGYLVLERASFPSSPSADEDEEERNLQARQLEVEESGIDGQLARPLYIKPPADSKAPGEWGRATHLNLGPEEKKREEESVERYAINIYVSDKISLHRHIQDHRMNECQAKKFNYRHLPTTSVIIAFYNEAWSTLLRTIHSVLETTPAILLKEIILIDDFSDRVYLKAQLAEYISNLQRVRLIRTNKREGLVRARLIGATYATGDVLTFLDCHCECVPGWIEPLLERIAENASTIVCPVIDTIDWNSFEFYMQTDEPMIGGFDWRLTFQWHSVPEAERKRRKSRIEPIRSPTMAGGLFAVSKAYFEYLGTYDTGMEVWGGENLELSFRVWQCGGSLEIHPCSHVGHVFPKKAPYARPNFLQNTVRAAEVWMGSYKQHFYNRNPPARKENYGDISLRAQLRDKLKCQSFEWYLKNVYPDLHVPEDREGWHGAVRSSGLQSECLDYNAPDHNPTGAQLSLFGCHGQGGNQYFEYTSQKEIRFNSVTELCAEVLDAHTSIGMRRCPRDGEAKPPSIIWEFKQDGTIYHPHSDMCVTAYRTTEGRTDAQMRRCNPADRSQLWKFEW is encoded by the exons ATGAGGGGGCGCTGCTCCCGAAAGCTGGGCGTGCTGGCCAAGGCCGGCGTCCTGCTGTGCGTGCTGTGGCTGGGGTACCTTGTGTTGGAGCGAGCCTCTTTCCCCTCGTCTCCCTCCGCCGACGAAGACGAGGAGGAGCGCAATCTCCAGGCCAGGCAGCTGGAAGTGGAGGAGAGCGGGATAGACGGGCAGCTGGCCAGGCCCCTCTACATTAAGCCGCCGGCAGACAGCAAGGCGCCGGGCGAGTGGGGTCGGGCCACTCACCTCAACCTCGGCCCTGAAGAAAAGAAACGGGAGGAGGAGAGCGTGGAGCGCTACGCCATCAATATTTACGTCAGCGACAAGATCTCCCTCCATCGGCACATCCAGGACCACAGAATGAACGA ATGCCAGGCTAAGAAGTTTAACTACCGACATTTACCTACCACCTCCGTCATCATAGCCTTCTACAACGAGGCCTGGTCCACTCTGCTGAGGACGATTCACAGCGTGCTGGAGACCACACCTGCCATCCTGCTGAAGGAGATCATCCTAATCGACGACTTCAGCGACCGAG TCTACCTGAAAGCCCAGCTAGCTGAATACATCAGCAACCTGCAGCGCGTGCGTCTCATCCGCACAAACAAAAGGGAAGGCCTGGTACGGGCCCGTCTCATCGGCGCCACCTATGCTACGGGGGATGTTCTGACGTTTCTGGATTGCCACTGCGAGTGTGTCCCTGGCTGGATCGAGCCTCTGCTGGAAAG GATCGCTGAGAACGCCAGCACCATAGTGTGTCCTGTGATCGACACCATCGACTGGAACAGCTTTGAGTTTTACATGCAGACAGACGAGCCGATGATCGGAGGCTTTGACTGGAGACTCACCTTTCAGTGGCACTCTGTTCCTGAAGCGGAACGCAAGCGGCGAAAGTCTCGCATTGAGCCCATCAG GTCTCCCACCATGGCAGGTGGATTATTTGCTGTGAGCAAAGCCTATTTTGAATACCTCGGCACATATGACACTGGCATGGAGGTGTGGGGAGGAGAGAACCTGGAACTTTCCTTCAGG GTGTGGCAGTGTGGAGGCAGTCTGGAGATCCATCCCTGCTCCCACGTTGGCCACGTGTTCCCTAAAAAGGCGCCGTACGCACGGCCCAACTTCCTCCAGAACACCGTACGGGCCGCAGAGGTTTGGATGGGCTCCTATAAACAGCACTTCTACAACAGGAACCCTCCAGCCAGAAAG GAGAACTACGGGGACATCTCACTGAGGGCGCAGCTGCGGGACAAGCTCAAATGCCAAAGCTTCGAATGGTATCTGAAGAACGTCTACCCGGACCTGCACGTCCCCGAGGACAGGGAAGGCTGGCACGGAGCC gtCCGCAGCTCAGGGTTACAATCAGAGTGCCTTGATTACAACGCTCCAGATCACAATCCCACTGGAgcacagctctctctgtttggCTGCCATGGCCAGGGAGGCAACCAG TACTTTGAATACACTTCCCAGAAGGAAATCCGTTTCAACTCGGTGACGGAGCTGTGTGCGGAAGTACTTGACGCGCACACCTCCATCGGAATGAGGCGCTGTCCTCGGGATGGAGAAGCGAAGCCTCCCAGTATCATATGGGAGTTCAAACAG GACGGGACCATCTACCACCCTCACTCGGACATGTGCGTGACGGCGTACCGCACCACGGAGGGACGCACGGACGCACAGATGAGGCGCTGCAACCCGGCCGACAGGAGCCAGCTGTGGAAGTTCGAGTGGTAG